In one Bacillus sp. PK3_68 genomic region, the following are encoded:
- a CDS encoding DHHA1 domain-containing protein has translation MTEKLFYEDAYIQSFTANVLEEGVDEAGRRFAVLDSTAFYPEGGGQPCDTGKINGIRVTDVQSVNGVIRHYLEEELGMSHEKVNGEINWERRYDHMQQHAGQHILSAAFEELFGIRTTSFHLGEKTVTIDLDTDSLTEEVLKKAEKKANEIILENRAIETKWITFGEASRYPLRKELAVTGNIRLVIIPDFDYNGCGGTHPHSTGEVVAIKLLKWERQRKHVRLEFVCGGRVLKQLGEKQAVIRELSRLLNSPQDKMTGAARQLLEEKKALQAALDEAKDQLLEHEVKVLLQKAIHKEGYKLLVQVFRNRTIQELQKMARLAIEKDAGVVAAFVAENENKLQLTAASGNETTNIDLKKAASFIFPLIEGKGGGQPHFIQGGGQRTMPGEELAKAFEEILASASLQMDKKY, from the coding sequence ATGACAGAAAAACTATTTTATGAAGATGCGTATATTCAGTCTTTTACTGCAAATGTTCTAGAGGAGGGCGTAGATGAAGCAGGCCGAAGATTTGCTGTTCTGGACAGCACAGCTTTTTATCCGGAGGGTGGCGGCCAGCCGTGCGATACAGGAAAGATAAATGGCATAAGGGTAACGGACGTTCAATCTGTTAACGGAGTCATTCGCCATTATCTTGAAGAGGAGCTTGGGATGTCGCACGAGAAGGTAAATGGAGAAATCAATTGGGAACGCCGTTACGATCATATGCAGCAGCATGCGGGCCAGCATATTTTATCGGCTGCGTTTGAGGAATTATTTGGAATTCGAACAACAAGTTTTCATCTGGGGGAAAAAACAGTAACGATAGATTTAGATACGGACTCTTTGACAGAGGAAGTGCTTAAGAAGGCGGAAAAGAAAGCTAATGAAATTATTTTAGAAAACCGTGCAATTGAAACGAAGTGGATAACCTTTGGGGAGGCTTCTCGCTATCCGTTAAGAAAGGAATTAGCTGTAACGGGGAATATTCGACTCGTTATCATTCCGGACTTTGATTATAATGGCTGCGGGGGAACACATCCACACAGCACAGGTGAGGTGGTGGCGATTAAGCTGTTAAAATGGGAAAGGCAGCGCAAGCACGTTCGTTTGGAATTTGTTTGCGGCGGGCGGGTGCTAAAGCAGCTTGGAGAAAAGCAAGCAGTGATCCGAGAGCTTTCCCGTCTGTTGAACAGCCCTCAGGACAAGATGACTGGGGCAGCCCGTCAGTTGCTTGAAGAGAAAAAGGCATTACAAGCCGCACTTGACGAAGCGAAGGATCAACTGCTTGAGCATGAAGTAAAGGTGTTGCTGCAAAAAGCAATACATAAGGAAGGATATAAGCTGCTCGTTCAAGTATTTCGGAACCGCACAATACAGGAGCTTCAAAAAATGGCGCGGCTAGCAATTGAAAAGGATGCGGGAGTTGTCGCAGCCTTTGTAGCAGAAAATGAAAACAAGCTCCAGCTTACCGCGGCTAGTGGGAATGAAACGACGAATATTGATTTAAAAAAAGCGGCTTCTTTCATTTTCCCGCTTATTGAGGGGAAAGGCGGCGGCCAGCCTCACTTTATTCAAGGTGGCGGTCAACGCACTATGCCTGGCGAGGAATTAGCTAAAGCTTTTGAAGAGATCTTGGCCTCTGCGTCTCTTCAAATGGATAAAAAGTATTAG
- the glaH gene encoding glutarate dioxygenase GlaH — translation MSTLEKQGKKFIQKTAAYEVKSHPQSDRLYHIELEPKVIREFLAKVKEEEVSVQHLEYTPYARLIVADYLLQLTGKEFQDILRGIVHDRETGGFTIGLQGETLDTDDYVIFSTAMTHIVGTPNFDSMTGKYYARFTVAHTDNSDSYLRQAYRLFTLHTDGTFVDEPTDWLLMMKMKEENAVGGESRLLHLDDWKELEKFSTHPLATYKFTYKAPSSKNVSQEVQRATFFNDNNKPCICFIDQFAYPETIDEAKYLKELSDSMESDESVIELKLPVGDLVMLNNLFWLHGRAAFEVNPELNRELLRQRGRFAEI, via the coding sequence ATGAGTACTTTAGAAAAACAAGGCAAGAAATTCATTCAGAAAACAGCAGCTTATGAGGTGAAATCTCATCCGCAAAGCGATCGTTTATACCACATTGAGCTTGAACCTAAAGTGATCAGAGAATTTTTGGCAAAAGTAAAAGAAGAGGAAGTGTCTGTTCAGCATTTGGAGTATACTCCTTACGCACGACTTATCGTTGCTGATTACTTGCTTCAATTGACAGGAAAAGAGTTTCAAGACATTTTGAGAGGGATTGTTCATGACCGCGAAACAGGTGGTTTCACAATTGGTCTGCAAGGAGAAACGCTTGATACAGATGATTATGTAATTTTCTCTACAGCGATGACTCATATTGTTGGAACACCGAATTTCGACTCCATGACAGGTAAATATTATGCCAGATTTACTGTAGCTCATACAGACAACAGTGATTCTTACCTTCGTCAAGCCTACCGTCTGTTCACATTGCATACGGATGGAACATTCGTTGATGAGCCAACTGACTGGTTGTTAATGATGAAAATGAAGGAAGAAAATGCAGTAGGAGGCGAGTCTCGTTTACTGCACCTTGACGACTGGAAAGAGCTTGAGAAATTCTCAACTCATCCACTTGCTACTTATAAATTCACATACAAAGCGCCAAGCAGCAAAAACGTCAGCCAGGAAGTACAGCGCGCTACGTTCTTCAATGATAACAACAAGCCTTGCATTTGCTTTATCGACCAATTTGCTTATCCAGAAACAATTGATGAAGCGAAGTATTTAAAAGAGCTTTCTGATTCCATGGAAAGTGATGAAAGTGTTATTGAGCTAAAACTTCCAGTTGGTGACCTTGTTATGCTGAATAACTTGTTCTGGCTACATGGCCGTGCAGCATTCGAAGTAAATCCGGAATTAAATCGCGAACTTCTTCGTCAACGTGGTAGATTTGCAGAAATTTAA
- the lhgO gene encoding L-2-hydroxyglutarate oxidase, producing the protein MYDFAIVGGGIVGLSTAKALYERYPNAKVLLVEKEAELAAHQTGHNSGVIHSGIYYKPGSYKARFARQGSKSMTEFCKKYDIEHDICGKVIVATKDEELPLLDNLYERGLQNQLDVKKISKEELKEIEPHVNGKAAIKVAAAGIVNYKQVTEKFAEIVREQGADIRLNTKVENIGESNDGITIETNKGTFRARFLINCAGLHSDRVTKLAGYKTDVKIIPFRGEYYKLIPEKRHLVKNLIYPVPNPKFPFLGVHFTRMIGGEVDAGPNAVLSFKREGYKLSDFNLKDFAEVMGYPGFWKLASKFMGEGLEEMARSVSKAKFVASLQELIPEIQAEDLVPGPAGVRAQAVKTDGGFVDDFHMINGENSIHVCNAPSPAATASIEIGKEIVSQITEQHHLTSAISS; encoded by the coding sequence ATGTACGACTTCGCTATTGTTGGCGGTGGGATCGTTGGATTGTCTACCGCAAAAGCGCTATATGAACGGTATCCAAATGCAAAGGTGCTTTTAGTTGAAAAAGAAGCCGAGCTGGCAGCCCACCAAACGGGCCATAACAGCGGAGTAATCCACTCGGGCATTTATTATAAACCGGGAAGCTACAAGGCGCGCTTTGCTCGTCAAGGAAGCAAATCCATGACTGAATTTTGTAAGAAGTATGATATCGAACATGACATTTGCGGAAAAGTAATCGTGGCAACGAAGGACGAAGAGCTGCCTCTTTTGGATAATCTGTATGAACGTGGCCTGCAAAATCAACTGGATGTAAAAAAGATTAGCAAAGAAGAGCTGAAAGAAATCGAGCCTCATGTAAACGGAAAGGCTGCCATTAAAGTAGCGGCGGCTGGTATTGTGAACTATAAGCAAGTAACAGAAAAATTTGCGGAGATTGTTCGCGAACAAGGTGCCGACATCCGTTTAAATACGAAGGTTGAAAACATTGGTGAATCCAATGATGGCATTACGATCGAAACGAATAAAGGCACATTCAGAGCGAGATTTTTAATTAACTGTGCTGGTCTTCACAGCGATCGGGTGACGAAGCTTGCTGGTTACAAAACGGATGTAAAAATTATTCCATTCCGTGGAGAGTACTATAAGCTGATCCCTGAAAAAAGACACTTGGTAAAAAATTTAATTTACCCTGTACCCAATCCAAAATTCCCTTTCCTTGGTGTTCACTTTACACGGATGATTGGCGGAGAGGTAGATGCAGGTCCGAATGCTGTTCTTAGTTTTAAACGCGAAGGATATAAATTATCCGACTTTAATTTAAAAGACTTTGCTGAAGTCATGGGTTATCCGGGCTTCTGGAAGCTGGCAAGCAAGTTCATGGGTGAAGGGCTGGAAGAAATGGCGCGCTCTGTCAGCAAGGCAAAATTTGTAGCGAGCCTTCAAGAGCTCATTCCAGAAATTCAAGCAGAGGACTTAGTACCAGGACCAGCAGGTGTTCGAGCCCAAGCGGTTAAAACGGACGGCGGCTTTGTCGACGATTTCCATATGATTAACGGAGAAAATAGCATCCATGTTTGCAATGCGCCATCACCGGCTGCCACAGCTTCGATTGAAATTGGCAAAGAGATTGTCAGCCAGATTACTGAACAACATCATTTAACAAGCGCAATTAGTTCGTAA
- a CDS encoding DUF3870 domain-containing protein, translating into MINSKVMFIAGHARLPQGMAAKSVFDTLTITAEVDTKYGVIIEASCTLATEHGREFIGQLLKGVSLKDGIEEPLKQLQQYYKGKAANALAAALNDLHLHYQQIAKNSK; encoded by the coding sequence ATGATTAACTCAAAAGTAATGTTTATTGCAGGGCACGCACGTCTGCCACAAGGGATGGCAGCGAAGAGTGTGTTTGATACATTAACAATCACCGCAGAAGTTGACACCAAGTATGGAGTGATCATTGAAGCTTCCTGTACGCTGGCAACGGAACATGGCAGGGAATTTATCGGGCAACTGTTGAAGGGAGTCAGTCTGAAAGACGGGATCGAGGAGCCGCTAAAGCAGCTTCAGCAATATTATAAAGGCAAAGCTGCTAATGCACTCGCTGCTGCCTTGAATGATTTACACCTTCATTATCAGCAAATAGCGAAAAATTCGAAATAA
- a CDS encoding Glu/Leu/Phe/Val dehydrogenase has translation MLKEAVEILGYSEEVFEFLKEPMRFLEVNIPVKMDNGETKIFKGYRAQHNDANGPTKGGIRFHPDVTADEVKALAGWMSLKCGITGLPYGGAKGGIICEPRSMSAGELERLSRGYVRAVSQLVGPTKDIPAPDMYTNSQIMAWMLDEYDHIREFDSPGFITGKPLVLGGSEGRETATSKGVLYTLQMVSELKNMPLEGMKVIVQGFGNVGGYLAYYLHELGVKVVGISDALGAIYEPEGLDIPDLLGRRDSFGIVTGQFENIITNEELIEQECDVLIPAAVGGVITTENADRLKCKFIVEAANGPTTKEAIQMLDERGVLVVPDILANSGGVIVSYFEWCQNNQGYYWTKELVEERLKEKIHASFLNVQNTAEQFGINMKTAAYVEGIRKIAEASGLRGWIKL, from the coding sequence ATTCTAAAAGAAGCGGTAGAAATTCTTGGTTACTCTGAGGAAGTATTTGAATTTTTAAAAGAGCCGATGAGATTTTTGGAGGTTAATATCCCTGTAAAAATGGATAATGGCGAGACAAAAATTTTCAAAGGCTATCGTGCTCAGCATAATGATGCAAACGGACCGACAAAAGGCGGCATCCGCTTTCATCCGGACGTGACAGCAGACGAAGTAAAAGCATTGGCTGGCTGGATGAGCTTAAAATGCGGAATTACCGGACTTCCTTATGGGGGAGCTAAAGGCGGGATCATCTGCGAACCACGTAGCATGAGCGCAGGTGAGCTTGAGCGGTTAAGCCGTGGATATGTACGGGCGGTGAGCCAGCTTGTCGGACCGACAAAGGATATTCCAGCACCTGATATGTATACAAATTCACAGATTATGGCATGGATGCTCGATGAATATGATCATATTAGAGAATTCGATTCACCAGGATTTATTACTGGGAAGCCGCTTGTTTTAGGTGGCTCAGAAGGACGCGAAACAGCGACTTCAAAAGGCGTTCTATATACACTGCAAATGGTCAGTGAATTAAAGAACATGCCGCTTGAAGGAATGAAAGTAATCGTACAAGGGTTTGGAAACGTTGGGGGTTACCTCGCGTACTACCTGCATGAATTAGGAGTGAAGGTAGTTGGAATTTCAGATGCTCTTGGTGCGATTTATGAACCTGAAGGTCTTGATATTCCGGACTTGCTTGGACGCCGTGATTCCTTTGGCATTGTTACTGGCCAGTTTGAAAATATAATTACAAATGAAGAGCTAATTGAGCAGGAATGTGACGTGCTTATTCCGGCGGCAGTTGGCGGAGTCATCACTACAGAGAACGCTGACAGACTGAAATGTAAGTTTATCGTTGAAGCGGCTAACGGACCAACAACAAAAGAAGCGATTCAAATGCTTGATGAGCGTGGCGTTTTAGTTGTTCCTGATATTCTTGCCAATTCCGGCGGAGTCATCGTTTCTTATTTTGAATGGTGTCAGAACAACCAAGGTTACTATTGGACAAAAGAGCTAGTAGAAGAAAGATTGAAAGAGAAAATTCATGCGAGCTTCTTGAACGTTCAGAATACTGCCGAACAATTTGGCATTAACATGAAAACTGCTGCTTATGTTGAAGGGATCCGCAAAATCGCTGAAGCTTCAGGATTGCGCGGCTGGATTAAGCTTTAA
- a CDS encoding peptide MFS transporter, producing the protein MDSNQKKKIAESVPQTGFFGHPKGLSTLFFTEFWERFSYYGMKAILLYYMYYEVSKGGLGLDQGTAAAVMAVYGSLVYMSGIIGGWLADRLLGTSKTVFYGGVLIMLGHIALAFPGGVTALFISMGLIVIGTGLLKPNVSSIVGDIYADEGARRDSGFSIFYMGINAGALIAPLIVGTVGQEYNFHLGFSLAAIGMFLGLVVFAVTKKTRLGLAGTYVPNPLTGEEKKKVFIQIGIGTLVIVILGAIGMTTGLLTIDRFILLVSILGIIIPAAYFIMMYRSPKTSEIERSRLLAYIPLFIAATMFWAIQEQGSIILARYADERTQLDFAGMHLQSSWFQTLNPLFIVAFAPVFAWLWVKLGKRQPSTPKKFSLGLLFAGLSFLVMIIPAYVNGTETLVHPMWLVLSFFLVVIGELCLSPVGLSATTKLAPAAFSAQTMSLWFLTSASAQAINAQIVRLYKPETEIIYFGAIGAASIVLGLILYLISKKIHTMMKGVN; encoded by the coding sequence TTGGATAGCAATCAAAAGAAGAAGATTGCCGAAAGTGTACCTCAGACTGGCTTTTTTGGTCATCCTAAAGGTTTATCCACTTTGTTCTTTACGGAGTTTTGGGAGCGTTTTTCATATTATGGAATGAAAGCGATTCTGCTTTATTATATGTATTACGAAGTTTCTAAAGGCGGGTTAGGTCTTGATCAAGGCACGGCGGCCGCTGTTATGGCAGTTTATGGCTCACTCGTTTATATGTCTGGAATTATCGGAGGATGGCTTGCTGACCGCCTGCTCGGTACATCGAAAACCGTCTTTTATGGCGGTGTGCTTATCATGCTTGGACACATTGCCCTTGCTTTCCCGGGTGGTGTAACCGCTTTATTCATTTCTATGGGATTGATTGTTATTGGTACGGGCCTTTTGAAACCTAATGTATCAAGCATTGTCGGAGATATTTATGCTGATGAAGGTGCGCGCCGTGATTCTGGTTTTAGCATTTTCTACATGGGAATTAACGCTGGAGCGCTGATCGCTCCATTAATCGTTGGTACAGTTGGTCAGGAGTATAATTTTCATTTGGGCTTTAGCCTTGCAGCTATCGGAATGTTCTTAGGCTTGGTTGTATTCGCTGTAACAAAAAAGACCAGACTTGGTTTGGCCGGTACTTATGTACCTAACCCGCTGACGGGAGAAGAAAAAAAGAAAGTCTTTATTCAAATCGGTATTGGCACCTTAGTGATCGTTATTTTAGGTGCAATTGGAATGACAACTGGCTTATTAACTATTGACCGTTTTATTTTGCTTGTTAGTATTTTAGGAATTATTATTCCGGCTGCTTATTTCATTATGATGTACCGCAGTCCGAAAACATCAGAAATAGAGCGTTCTCGTCTTCTTGCTTACATTCCTTTATTCATAGCGGCTACTATGTTTTGGGCGATCCAGGAACAAGGATCTATTATCCTGGCAAGATATGCCGATGAACGGACGCAGTTGGACTTTGCAGGAATGCATTTACAATCTTCTTGGTTCCAAACATTAAACCCATTATTTATCGTTGCATTTGCACCTGTTTTTGCTTGGCTGTGGGTCAAGCTAGGCAAACGCCAGCCGTCTACACCAAAGAAATTCTCGCTTGGTCTGCTGTTTGCTGGGTTATCATTCCTTGTAATGATCATACCGGCCTATGTAAATGGAACAGAAACACTAGTTCATCCAATGTGGCTTGTACTTAGTTTCTTCCTTGTTGTTATTGGCGAGCTTTGCTTATCGCCTGTTGGGCTTTCGGCAACAACTAAACTGGCGCCAGCTGCTTTCTCAGCCCAAACAATGAGTTTATGGTTCTTAACAAGTGCATCTGCCCAAGCAATCAATGCACAAATCGTTCGTTTATATAAACCAGAAACAGAAATTATCTATTTTGGTGCCATCGGTGCTGCTTCTATCGTTCTTGGATTGATTCTTTATCTCATATCCAAGAAAATTCATACGATGATGAAAGGCGTTAACTAA
- a CDS encoding biotin/lipoyl-containing protein translates to MFEELITSPYNGVVQQVLVKENVRIYEWEPLFIIKNEKGEMLPVKVGVSGEIQSLEVQEGDKVIPGMVLAYVKEELVVSACD, encoded by the coding sequence TTGTTTGAAGAATTGATTACCAGCCCGTATAACGGAGTAGTTCAGCAAGTTCTTGTGAAGGAAAACGTAAGAATCTATGAATGGGAGCCGCTATTTATAATTAAGAACGAAAAAGGAGAAATGCTTCCAGTTAAAGTGGGTGTCAGCGGAGAAATTCAGTCGCTCGAAGTCCAAGAAGGGGACAAAGTCATTCCCGGCATGGTACTCGCTTACGTGAAGGAAGAATTAGTAGTAAGTGCTTGTGATTGA
- a CDS encoding GntR family transcriptional regulator — MSFQPSKDKTTVVSYVTKNLRQAILNGTFEKGERLIQEDWANTLNVSRMPIREALAQLQTEGLVKLVPHKGAIVTPITKEDIEEIYHLRSYLEGLAVEKSLPFLTEEDKQELKEIVEKMEALQLSDETNDTYIALNESFHKLLQKGCPWPRLTKAVENLGISPIAPSLLADYYSETQKEHRFIYEAAVRNDPAELRAAVEYHLLRTKNNLISYMADLESADEHLSKQ; from the coding sequence ATGAGTTTTCAGCCCTCGAAGGACAAAACGACTGTCGTCAGTTATGTAACTAAAAACTTAAGACAGGCGATTTTAAATGGAACATTCGAGAAGGGAGAGAGGCTGATCCAGGAAGACTGGGCAAATACTTTGAATGTTAGCCGGATGCCGATCCGAGAAGCGCTAGCCCAGCTTCAAACCGAAGGTCTGGTAAAGCTTGTTCCACATAAAGGGGCAATCGTCACTCCGATTACAAAAGAAGATATTGAAGAAATTTATCATTTAAGATCTTATTTAGAAGGGCTTGCTGTTGAGAAATCTCTTCCTTTTTTAACGGAGGAAGATAAACAGGAGTTAAAAGAAATAGTAGAAAAAATGGAAGCGCTGCAATTGTCAGATGAAACAAATGATACCTATATTGCTTTAAATGAAAGCTTCCATAAGTTGCTGCAAAAGGGCTGCCCTTGGCCAAGGCTAACAAAGGCTGTAGAGAATTTGGGGATTTCTCCGATTGCTCCGAGTCTGCTGGCAGATTATTACTCGGAAACGCAGAAAGAGCACCGGTTTATCTATGAAGCAGCTGTCAGAAATGATCCTGCCGAGCTGCGAGCTGCAGTAGAGTATCACCTTTTGCGAACAAAAAATAATTTAATTTCTTATATGGCTGACTTAGAGTCGGCTGATGAACATCTATCCAAACAATAA
- a CDS encoding APC family permease, with the protein MQEKVQLKRSLGLWAIVMLGVGYMTPMVAFDTFGIVSEETGGHVPASYVIALVGMLFTAASYGKMVRVYPVAGSAYTYTQKTISKKLGFFVGWAALLDYLFLPMVNALLTKIYLSALFPQVPGWVWVVGFVVVVTAANLFSVNLAANFNNFLVLFQFLVIAIFVILVIKGLGNGEGAGTVFSFIPFAEEGMSVGPLIAGATVLCFSFLGFDAVTTLSEETPDAVKTIPKAIFLTALVGGVLFITVSYFTQMFFPDVSRFSDPEAASPEIALYVGGKLFQAFFLAGTLTGTLASGLASHTSVSRLLYVMGRDNVIPSKFFGYIHPKWRTPALNVVLVGFISLIAIFLDLETATSLINFGALIAFTFVNLAVIAHYVIRKKRYKNPKDFINYLVFPVIGASIVVVLWINLNIHSLILGVIWSVIGMLYLMYITNWFRSPVPQMHMEEVHEL; encoded by the coding sequence ATGCAGGAAAAGGTTCAATTAAAGAGATCATTAGGTCTATGGGCAATAGTTATGTTAGGTGTCGGTTATATGACGCCTATGGTAGCGTTTGATACATTTGGAATTGTATCAGAGGAAACGGGCGGACATGTGCCGGCTTCCTACGTGATTGCTCTAGTTGGAATGCTATTTACAGCTGCCAGCTACGGAAAAATGGTTAGAGTTTACCCGGTAGCCGGTTCAGCTTATACGTATACACAAAAAACAATTAGTAAAAAGCTCGGCTTTTTTGTCGGTTGGGCTGCTTTGCTTGATTACTTGTTTTTGCCGATGGTGAATGCGCTTTTAACAAAGATTTACCTGTCAGCGCTATTTCCGCAAGTTCCTGGCTGGGTGTGGGTAGTTGGATTTGTAGTGGTCGTAACGGCTGCGAACTTATTTAGTGTAAACCTGGCAGCTAATTTTAATAATTTTCTCGTGTTATTTCAATTCTTAGTCATTGCTATTTTTGTCATACTGGTTATCAAAGGGCTTGGAAATGGAGAAGGAGCAGGAACTGTCTTTTCGTTTATTCCATTTGCTGAAGAGGGCATGTCAGTTGGTCCGCTTATAGCAGGAGCCACAGTTCTATGTTTTTCTTTTCTTGGGTTTGATGCGGTTACCACATTATCAGAGGAAACACCTGATGCTGTAAAAACAATCCCGAAAGCTATCTTTTTAACTGCACTTGTAGGCGGCGTGCTTTTTATTACCGTTTCTTACTTCACGCAAATGTTTTTCCCTGATGTTTCTCGTTTCTCTGATCCGGAAGCTGCTTCACCTGAAATTGCTTTATACGTAGGAGGCAAGCTATTTCAGGCATTTTTCCTAGCAGGGACGCTGACAGGAACGCTCGCATCGGGCTTGGCTTCTCATACGAGTGTGTCGCGGTTATTGTATGTAATGGGGCGGGATAACGTTATTCCTTCAAAGTTTTTTGGATACATCCACCCAAAATGGCGGACACCTGCATTGAATGTTGTGTTGGTAGGTTTTATTTCATTAATCGCTATTTTTCTTGATTTAGAGACAGCCACCTCTTTAATTAACTTTGGGGCACTCATCGCCTTTACGTTTGTTAATTTGGCTGTTATTGCTCACTATGTAATTAGAAAGAAAAGATATAAGAATCCGAAAGACTTTATTAACTATTTAGTGTTCCCAGTTATCGGTGCAAGCATTGTAGTAGTCTTATGGATAAACTTGAATATTCATTCTCTTATTCTTGGAGTTATCTGGTCAGTTATTGGAATGCTGTATTTAATGTATATTACAAACTGGTTCCGTTCGCCTGTTCCACAAATGCATATGGAAGAAGTACACGAATTGTAA
- a CDS encoding DUF4003 family protein, with the protein MDKEKAKQIASRFAADYEQLVKAVSWGVDKRQLLSIVAQYAAAGRTFSAKEFLQLSDHIKANSGWLSGLKGSFNYSMTALLSTGFDDPYSGFEKMQHSYQLLVDHGFRKTAFTYIAAITLVSITEDTEERTRTAVQAKQIHKKMRKNHYFLTSQDDYPLSILLARQDQGELIDKIEFYYSKLSEGPFWKGNDLQLLSHILAQSNSNDWESLVERTFRWFEEFRSRGLKVKGLHYPLIGLLALTASPQELIEEVLILAETLNQEKLFKWYRDMGLLIAGQIVVREKISEDQAAFTSFAVSIEAVLQAQQAAMIAVMSAGAAAAASSGE; encoded by the coding sequence ATGGATAAAGAAAAAGCGAAACAAATAGCGAGCCGGTTTGCTGCGGATTATGAGCAGCTGGTGAAGGCAGTTAGTTGGGGAGTCGATAAACGCCAGCTACTGTCCATTGTTGCCCAATATGCAGCCGCCGGACGGACATTTTCAGCGAAGGAGTTTTTGCAGCTTTCTGATCATATTAAAGCAAACTCAGGATGGTTGTCCGGATTGAAAGGTTCTTTTAACTATTCAATGACTGCTTTATTATCGACCGGTTTTGATGACCCATATAGTGGGTTTGAAAAGATGCAGCACAGCTATCAGTTGCTCGTGGATCATGGCTTTCGGAAAACAGCATTTACATACATTGCAGCCATTACGTTAGTTTCTATTACAGAAGATACAGAGGAAAGAACACGGACTGCCGTACAGGCAAAACAAATTCATAAAAAAATGAGAAAGAACCATTATTTCTTAACTTCTCAGGATGATTATCCGCTCTCTATTCTCCTGGCCCGGCAAGATCAGGGTGAATTGATAGATAAGATTGAATTTTACTATTCCAAATTAAGCGAAGGACCGTTCTGGAAGGGAAATGATTTGCAGCTGCTGTCCCACATTCTTGCACAAAGCAACAGCAATGACTGGGAATCGCTTGTTGAAAGAACATTTCGCTGGTTTGAAGAATTTCGTAGCCGCGGATTAAAAGTGAAAGGTCTTCATTACCCATTGATCGGCCTGCTGGCTTTGACAGCTTCTCCTCAGGAATTGATAGAAGAAGTATTGATATTAGCGGAGACGCTTAATCAGGAAAAGCTCTTTAAATGGTACAGAGACATGGGGCTTCTGATTGCCGGCCAAATCGTCGTGCGGGAAAAAATCTCCGAGGATCAAGCGGCCTTTACAAGTTTCGCAGTTTCCATTGAAGCAGTACTGCAGGCCCAGCAAGCAGCGATGATTGCTGTTATGTCAGCTGGGGCGGCCGCTGCTGCTTCTTCCGGCGAATAA